A window of the Thalassoglobus sp. JC818 genome harbors these coding sequences:
- the rsfS gene encoding ribosome silencing factor — protein sequence MVDTTGTRVSKSGGNVTGIRTESAIQTALENARRVAQVCDEFRGQDTIVLDVTHITPLFDYFVITTGRSRRQLHAIADQSDDVMDQQGTKRRSTTGYETEWICQDYGDVVLHVFSPAAREQYSLEDLWADAIQVEWSNGHVSESENGEE from the coding sequence TTGGTCGACACAACCGGAACACGTGTAAGTAAATCTGGCGGAAATGTCACAGGGATTCGAACCGAATCTGCAATACAGACTGCCTTGGAAAATGCACGCCGGGTTGCTCAGGTTTGTGATGAATTCCGAGGTCAGGACACCATTGTTCTGGATGTGACTCACATTACGCCGCTGTTTGATTACTTCGTCATCACCACAGGTCGAAGCCGTCGGCAGCTGCATGCCATCGCTGATCAGTCAGATGACGTGATGGATCAGCAAGGAACCAAGCGTCGAAGCACAACGGGTTACGAGACAGAGTGGATCTGTCAGGATTACGGAGATGTCGTGCTTCACGTATTCTCACCGGCAGCACGAGAACAATATTCTCTGGAAGATTTGTGGGCCGACGCGATCCAGGTCGAATGGTCGAACGGTCACGTCTCTGAAAGCGAGAACGGCGAAGAGTAA